In Marivirga salinae, a single window of DNA contains:
- a CDS encoding OmpH family outer membrane protein, with protein MRFVNVLITIVILGLSSQMANAQKFGYVDSKFILSKMPEYNEAKQEIDALTSAWQNEIKGMRKEIESMYAELKAEEVLLTKELKNERLAKIEKKEKEVEEYQNKVFGFDGLLFLKKKELVKPVQDKVFDAVEVVAKKERLQIVFDKAGELIMIYTDPVHDYTDLVLEELGLIDDNDLNKN; from the coding sequence ATGAGATTTGTTAATGTCCTTATAACAATTGTAATTTTAGGCTTGAGCTCGCAAATGGCGAACGCTCAAAAATTTGGGTATGTCGATTCAAAATTCATTTTGAGTAAAATGCCTGAGTATAATGAGGCGAAACAAGAAATTGATGCTTTAACTTCTGCTTGGCAAAATGAAATAAAAGGTATGCGTAAAGAGATTGAATCAATGTACGCAGAATTAAAAGCTGAGGAGGTTCTTTTGACTAAAGAGTTGAAAAATGAACGCTTAGCCAAAATTGAAAAGAAGGAGAAAGAAGTTGAAGAATATCAAAATAAAGTTTTTGGTTTTGACGGCTTACTTTTTTTGAAAAAGAAGGAATTGGTAAAGCCTGTACAGGATAAAGTTTTTGATGCCGTTGAAGTGGTAGCCAAAAAAGAAAGATTACAAATTGTATTTGATAAAGCAGGTGAACTTATAATGATTTATACCGACCCTGTACATGATTATACTGATTTGGTATTAGAAGAATTAGGATTGATTGACGATAACGATTTAAATAAAAATTAA
- a CDS encoding OmpH family outer membrane protein, translating to MKKGLILILALGLFYSASAQETKIGFTNADYVLSLMPESKEVQSQVEAYEKQFSNSIQQKYQDFQAQVAEYQQNAPTMTEQVRAEKEQELQGLQQSLQKFQQDAEQSIARKQQELYQPLYEKIQGAIDKVAAENGYTHVLRAEALLYIADEDTGDISELVLNKLGVEAPDASATDE from the coding sequence ATGAAAAAGGGATTAATATTAATTTTAGCTTTGGGCTTATTTTATTCAGCAAGTGCTCAAGAGACAAAAATAGGATTTACTAATGCTGATTATGTTTTGAGCTTGATGCCAGAATCTAAAGAGGTACAATCTCAAGTTGAAGCTTATGAAAAGCAATTTTCAAACTCTATTCAACAGAAATATCAGGATTTTCAAGCGCAAGTAGCTGAATATCAGCAAAACGCTCCTACAATGACTGAGCAAGTTAGAGCCGAGAAAGAGCAAGAATTGCAAGGTTTACAGCAATCATTGCAAAAGTTTCAACAGGATGCTGAGCAGTCTATAGCTCGTAAGCAACAGGAGTTGTATCAGCCGCTATATGAGAAAATTCAAGGAGCAATTGATAAGGTAGCTGCTGAAAATGGTTATACACACGTTTTAAGAGCAGAAGCTTTATTATATATTGCTGATGAAGATACAGGTGATATTTCAGAGTTGGTATTAAATAAATTGGGTGTTGAAGCTCCTGATGCTTCGGCAACTGACGAATAA
- a CDS encoding S66 peptidase family protein, whose product MIQNPSFLSENDLILVISPSGVVDEDVVTKGAAILKNAGFQVEISPNAFNPHFKFGAKHQERLSDLQFALDNKEAKAIYCARGGFGITHIIDSLDWTQFKKNPKWIIGFSDITALLHNAFQNGYYSLHASVLQGLPKLSTEYQKHLIDTLSGDIKALKAESSFHKSGSANGQLIGGNLSLLIHQIGTQTELDYSNKILFIEEVAEPLYHIDRMMLQLKRAGKLKGLAGLVVGLFTNLSEDKSIYGQSVEEIILDHCKDYDFPIGFNFPFGHGEDNVPLVHGAEVGFEVEGKEAYLKYLIDNT is encoded by the coding sequence ATGATACAAAACCCTTCTTTCCTTAGTGAAAATGATTTGATTCTTGTCATAAGCCCATCAGGAGTGGTGGATGAAGATGTGGTTACAAAAGGAGCTGCTATTTTAAAAAATGCAGGTTTTCAAGTTGAAATTTCACCTAATGCCTTTAATCCTCATTTTAAGTTTGGTGCCAAACATCAAGAAAGGCTTTCCGACTTACAATTTGCTTTAGACAATAAAGAGGCAAAAGCTATTTATTGTGCCAGAGGAGGTTTCGGAATTACTCATATTATTGATTCCTTAGATTGGACTCAATTTAAGAAAAATCCAAAATGGATAATTGGCTTTAGTGATATCACGGCACTATTGCATAATGCTTTTCAAAATGGATATTATTCTTTACATGCGAGTGTTTTGCAAGGCTTGCCAAAACTATCAACAGAGTATCAGAAGCATTTGATTGATACATTATCAGGAGATATCAAGGCTTTAAAAGCTGAAAGTTCTTTTCATAAATCAGGATCAGCTAATGGCCAATTAATCGGGGGGAACTTATCCTTATTGATTCATCAAATTGGGACCCAAACAGAGTTAGATTATTCCAATAAAATTCTTTTTATAGAGGAAGTAGCGGAACCATTATATCATATTGACCGCATGATGTTACAGTTAAAGAGAGCGGGTAAATTAAAAGGCTTGGCTGGCCTGGTAGTTGGCCTATTTACCAATCTATCTGAGGACAAATCAATTTATGGCCAATCAGTAGAGGAAATTATTTTGGACCATTGCAAAGATTACGATTTTCCGATTGGTTTTAATTTTCCATTTGGGCATGGGGAAGATAATGTGCCTTTGGTTCATGGGGCAGAGGTAGGTTTTGAAGTGGAAGGAAAGGAAGCTTATTTGAAATATCTAATTGATAATACATAA
- the chrA gene encoding chromate efflux transporter codes for MVRNIRYLIYLKDIFILSLTTFGGATAHFAFFLDHLVHKRGYLTEKELIEMNALCQMLPGPSSTQILTGLAVKIGGAPFAFLTLFVWAIPGVALMTGFGILMSNIDEKELSTHFLTFVQPIAVGFVAAAAYRIVKKVIHTKTSVILLVLSAAISVWINSPYLFPALILAGGFITAFKYKAQPIEEKEKIKIRWTALIIWISVLVLIAVIGLFTQSLPIRLLENFYRNGSLIFGGGQVLVPFLYTEFVDFKDYLSSSEFLSGFAIAQAIPGPTFSFASYIGALSMREYGVWGEILGGFLAAVGIFVPGTLMMIFLIRFWDQLKKFRIIKASLEGITAVSSGMVVAAIFLLFEPVQNTMLNFSLIIGTVAILLFTKIPAPYVVLIGLLAGFLLG; via the coding sequence ATGGTTAGGAATATCCGATACCTGATCTATCTGAAGGATATTTTTATCCTATCTCTCACCACTTTTGGGGGTGCTACTGCTCATTTTGCGTTTTTCTTAGACCATTTGGTTCATAAAAGAGGCTACCTAACCGAAAAAGAATTGATAGAAATGAATGCCCTGTGTCAAATGTTGCCAGGGCCTTCTTCTACTCAAATCCTAACCGGATTGGCAGTTAAAATAGGAGGAGCACCTTTTGCCTTTTTGACCTTATTTGTCTGGGCTATTCCAGGGGTTGCTTTAATGACCGGCTTCGGGATATTAATGTCCAACATTGATGAAAAAGAATTGTCGACCCACTTTCTGACCTTTGTGCAGCCCATTGCAGTCGGATTCGTGGCAGCTGCAGCATATCGGATTGTCAAAAAAGTTATTCATACGAAAACCAGTGTAATATTATTAGTTTTATCTGCTGCTATTTCAGTTTGGATTAATTCGCCTTATTTATTTCCAGCATTGATTTTAGCAGGTGGATTTATTACTGCTTTCAAATACAAAGCCCAGCCCATAGAAGAAAAAGAGAAAATCAAGATTAGATGGACGGCCTTGATCATCTGGATCAGTGTTTTGGTTCTAATTGCGGTAATCGGACTTTTTACACAATCTTTACCTATTCGCCTCTTAGAAAATTTTTATAGAAATGGAAGTTTGATATTTGGTGGCGGCCAAGTGCTAGTACCCTTTCTCTATACTGAGTTTGTAGATTTTAAAGACTATCTCTCTTCATCAGAATTTCTAAGCGGTTTTGCCATAGCGCAAGCCATACCTGGCCCAACTTTTTCATTTGCCAGTTATATAGGCGCACTTTCCATGCGAGAATATGGCGTTTGGGGAGAAATTTTAGGCGGATTTTTAGCAGCAGTCGGAATATTCGTTCCCGGCACTTTAATGATGATTTTCCTGATCAGGTTTTGGGATCAATTGAAAAAATTCAGGATTATTAAAGCCTCATTGGAAGGTATTACAGCCGTCAGTTCTGGGATGGTGGTAGCGGCTATTTTCTTACTTTTTGAGCCGGTACAGAATACCATGCTTAATTTTAGTTTGATAATAGGAACTGTAGCCATCTTGCTATTTACCAAAATTCCTGCTCCTTATGTGGTGTTGATTGGGTTGCTTGCTGGGTTTTTATTGGGGTAA
- a CDS encoding isopenicillin N synthase family dioxygenase: MSKRLYNEIPSLNLEDFTNGTEETKAQFVKELGDAYNSIGFVAIKGHYLSDDLSQKLYAAVEKFFSLSTEQKKAYEKEELAGQRGYTSKGKEQAKGHKVPDLKEFYQVGQFVPADHELKKEYPDNLWPSEVPELADLAKDAYQKLEKTGFEMLRAIALYLGLDENYFDPQVTYGNSILRAIHYPPIENPEDLPADAVRAAQHGDINLITLLMGASADGLQVLRRDGEWIPITALPNQLVVNVGDMLARLTNDKLKSTIHRVVNPPKEQMKSSRYSIPFFMHPKSSMDLTCLDSCVDEDQPKEYKDMTAGEFLQERLAEIGLLKK; encoded by the coding sequence ATGAGCAAAAGATTATATAATGAAATTCCGTCCTTAAATCTGGAAGATTTTACTAACGGAACAGAAGAAACTAAAGCACAATTTGTAAAAGAATTAGGGGATGCTTACAATAGCATAGGATTTGTAGCCATTAAAGGACATTACCTAAGTGACGATTTAAGCCAAAAACTTTATGCCGCTGTAGAAAAATTCTTCAGTCTAAGCACAGAGCAGAAAAAAGCATATGAAAAAGAAGAGCTAGCTGGCCAAAGAGGTTATACTAGTAAAGGAAAAGAGCAAGCAAAAGGACATAAAGTACCTGATTTGAAAGAGTTCTATCAGGTAGGACAATTTGTACCAGCTGATCATGAATTGAAAAAAGAATATCCAGATAATTTATGGCCTAGTGAAGTTCCTGAATTAGCTGACTTAGCAAAAGATGCTTATCAAAAACTAGAAAAAACAGGTTTTGAGATGCTAAGAGCCATAGCACTTTATTTAGGCTTGGATGAAAATTATTTCGATCCTCAAGTGACTTACGGAAATAGTATTTTGCGCGCTATCCATTATCCGCCAATTGAAAATCCTGAAGATTTACCAGCAGATGCAGTTCGTGCAGCTCAACATGGTGACATCAATTTAATCACCTTACTGATGGGAGCCAGCGCTGATGGATTACAAGTTTTAAGAAGAGATGGTGAATGGATTCCGATTACAGCTTTACCCAATCAGTTGGTGGTGAATGTAGGGGACATGTTAGCCAGATTGACGAATGACAAGTTAAAATCTACTATCCATAGAGTCGTAAATCCGCCTAAAGAACAAATGAAATCTTCTAGATATAGCATTCCATTTTTTATGCATCCAAAATCAAGCATGGATTTAACTTGTCTTGATAGCTGTGTGGACGAAGATCAACCTAAAGAATATAAGGATATGACAGCAGGAGAATTTTTACAGGAAAGATTAGCAGAAATTGGTTTGCTGAAGAAGTAA
- a CDS encoding phosphopeptide-binding protein has product MKKATIRFSILFAMAAIFACSTGNKEEKAETENENTTEEKSENVSSISLTPVESPEFEDSMLEMLTPMENETNLEEGAVKFSYNVKNYELATQTLDADIKNCANSPKGQHIHLILNNQPYSAHYEAEFTKDLEEGHYVALSFLSRSYHESVKSYGAANIRQFTVGKEPTGQEIADLSDPHMFYSRPKGTYTGEDAKKVLLDFYLLNTELSEDGNKVRATINGEEFMIDKWQPFFIEGAEMGEMSIKLELLDADGELIPSPFNPVERTVTLKEGDAS; this is encoded by the coding sequence ATGAAAAAAGCCACAATAAGATTTAGTATTTTATTTGCGATGGCAGCAATTTTTGCTTGTAGCACCGGAAATAAAGAAGAAAAAGCTGAAACAGAAAATGAAAATACAACAGAAGAGAAATCTGAAAATGTTTCTTCTATCAGTTTAACACCAGTTGAGTCTCCTGAATTTGAGGATTCAATGCTGGAAATGTTAACCCCAATGGAAAATGAAACAAACTTAGAGGAAGGTGCAGTGAAATTCTCATATAATGTGAAGAATTATGAATTAGCAACACAAACTTTAGATGCAGATATTAAAAACTGTGCAAATTCACCTAAAGGTCAGCATATTCATTTGATTTTGAATAACCAGCCATATTCAGCTCATTATGAAGCTGAATTCACCAAAGATTTAGAAGAAGGTCATTATGTGGCTTTATCTTTCTTATCTCGTTCTTACCACGAAAGTGTAAAGAGCTATGGTGCTGCTAATATTCGTCAATTTACTGTTGGGAAAGAACCAACAGGTCAGGAAATTGCTGATTTATCTGACCCACATATGTTTTATAGCCGTCCGAAAGGAACCTACACAGGTGAAGATGCTAAAAAAGTATTGTTAGATTTCTATTTATTAAATACTGAGCTTTCTGAAGATGGAAATAAAGTGAGAGCGACCATTAATGGTGAAGAGTTTATGATAGATAAATGGCAGCCATTTTTCATTGAAGGTGCAGAAATGGGTGAAATGTCTATCAAACTAGAATTATTGGATGCGGATGGCGAGTTGATTCCTAGTCCGTTCAACCCAGTTGAAAGAACAGTTACTTTAAAAGAAGGTGATGCTTCTTGA
- a CDS encoding pyridoxal phosphate-dependent aminotransferase: MNYPVSDRIKNMSESATLAMAAKARELKSQGIDIISLSLGEPDFKTPKHIQEAAKKAIDSEKYFAYPPVSGYQDLREAIANKLEKENGIPSSPEQIVVSNGAKQSIANLMLSLLNPGDEVIVFAPFWVSYTELVKLAGATPVYVTGTLENDFKPTAEQLKDAITDNTKAVLYSSPCNPTGSVFSKEELEKLAMVIRQYDRLVVMSDEIYEHINFGTEGHVSIASLPGMAERTITINGFSKGFAMTGWRVGYISAPLPIAKAATKIQGQITSGNASISQRAALAALTGDLQPTLDMTKTYLKRRDMVLDLLKEMPGVVTNVPKGAFYIFPDISSFFGKSDGETKVTNADELAIYILKKANVSVVTGSAFGAPHCIRISYAASDDELKEAMKRMKKVLAELK, from the coding sequence ATGAACTATCCGGTAAGCGATCGCATCAAGAATATGTCTGAATCTGCAACTTTAGCTATGGCAGCTAAGGCTAGAGAATTAAAATCTCAAGGGATTGACATTATCAGTTTAAGTCTTGGAGAACCAGACTTTAAAACACCTAAACATATTCAAGAAGCAGCTAAAAAAGCGATTGATAGTGAAAAGTATTTTGCTTATCCGCCTGTTTCTGGTTACCAAGATTTGCGTGAAGCGATTGCTAATAAGCTGGAGAAGGAAAATGGCATTCCTAGTTCTCCGGAGCAAATAGTAGTTTCAAACGGAGCTAAGCAATCTATAGCAAATTTAATGTTGTCTTTGTTAAACCCAGGAGATGAGGTTATTGTATTCGCTCCGTTTTGGGTAAGCTATACGGAATTGGTAAAGTTGGCAGGAGCAACTCCTGTTTATGTTACTGGAACTCTTGAAAATGATTTTAAACCTACTGCTGAGCAATTGAAAGATGCTATTACAGATAATACCAAAGCTGTTTTGTACTCTTCCCCTTGTAACCCAACAGGAAGTGTTTTTTCTAAAGAAGAATTAGAAAAACTGGCGATGGTCATTAGGCAGTATGATAGACTGGTAGTGATGTCTGACGAGATTTATGAGCATATCAATTTCGGTACGGAAGGACATGTGAGCATAGCATCTTTACCTGGAATGGCCGAAAGAACTATTACAATCAATGGGTTTTCTAAAGGATTTGCTATGACAGGTTGGAGAGTAGGTTATATTTCTGCTCCTCTTCCGATCGCAAAAGCGGCTACTAAAATCCAAGGGCAAATCACTTCTGGTAATGCCTCTATTTCACAAAGAGCAGCTTTAGCAGCTTTAACTGGAGATTTGCAGCCTACTTTAGATATGACCAAAACTTATCTCAAGCGCAGAGATATGGTTTTAGATTTATTGAAAGAAATGCCTGGAGTAGTAACCAATGTTCCAAAAGGAGCTTTTTATATCTTCCCTGATATCAGCAGTTTCTTTGGTAAGTCGGATGGAGAAACTAAAGTGACCAATGCAGATGAATTGGCAATCTATATTTTGAAGAAGGCCAATGTTTCTGTAGTAACTGGTTCTGCTTTTGGTGCACCTCATTGCATTAGAATTTCTTATGCCGCTTCTGATGATGAATTGAAAGAAGCTATGAAGCGTATGAAAAAAGTATTGGCAGAACTTAAATAA
- a CDS encoding bifunctional heptose 7-phosphate kinase/heptose 1-phosphate adenyltransferase translates to MSIKSIPDIFKAFQELKVLVIGDVMIDAYIWGTVSRISPEAPVPVVNVKNREKRMGGAANVALNLQSLGAEPILCAVLGDDEEADIFEGLLKKRNITAKGILRSKDRITTIKERVLSGSQHLLRVDSESLEYLNQSEESLLQAKIYELISEVDVIVFEDYDKGTINAKIIQDTVKKAQELGKPVVVDPKKNNFFDYSGVDLFKPNLKELKEGMNVNFDHTNKEALSTQTQLLRERLSCKMVMTTLSEKGVYIQSEKEDFLIPAYKRSISDVSGAGDTVISIAALCMALNLKPDFVASLSNLGGGIVCEELGVVPIDAKKLEVEAIKHNLQL, encoded by the coding sequence ATGTCTATCAAAAGTATTCCTGATATTTTTAAAGCATTTCAAGAGCTAAAAGTATTAGTCATTGGTGATGTGATGATTGATGCTTACATCTGGGGGACTGTCTCCAGGATTTCGCCTGAAGCGCCAGTGCCCGTTGTAAATGTTAAAAATCGTGAAAAAAGAATGGGTGGGGCTGCCAATGTTGCGCTAAATCTGCAATCATTAGGTGCTGAGCCTATTTTATGTGCCGTTTTAGGGGATGATGAGGAAGCGGATATTTTTGAAGGATTATTGAAAAAGAGAAATATCACAGCTAAGGGTATCCTCCGCAGCAAAGACCGGATCACTACAATTAAAGAAAGAGTATTATCAGGTTCTCAACATTTATTAAGAGTAGATTCTGAAAGTCTTGAATATTTAAATCAATCAGAAGAAAGTTTATTACAGGCTAAAATCTATGAGTTGATTTCAGAAGTAGATGTCATTGTTTTTGAAGACTATGATAAAGGAACCATCAACGCCAAGATAATCCAGGATACGGTTAAAAAAGCTCAAGAATTAGGAAAGCCAGTTGTAGTTGACCCTAAGAAAAATAATTTCTTTGATTACAGTGGAGTGGATTTATTCAAACCAAATTTGAAAGAATTAAAAGAAGGAATGAATGTCAATTTTGACCATACTAATAAAGAAGCATTAAGTACTCAAACTCAACTGCTGAGGGAAAGATTATCTTGCAAAATGGTCATGACCACTTTATCAGAAAAAGGAGTTTATATCCAATCTGAAAAAGAAGATTTTTTAATTCCTGCATACAAAAGAAGTATTTCTGATGTTTCAGGTGCTGGAGATACCGTAATTAGTATTGCAGCACTTTGTATGGCATTAAATTTAAAGCCCGATTTTGTGGCTTCACTCTCAAATTTGGGTGGTGGAATAGTTTGTGAGGAATTGGGTGTTGTGCCAATTGATGCTAAAAAGTTGGAAGTAGAAGCAATAAAGCATAATTTACAATTATAA
- a CDS encoding TrkH family potassium uptake protein, protein MNFSKLKNDVTEWLNNAIYNSRSAVLNTLVSLKAFIWLTAAILLFFVFGFETESNELEQVFLGLDVVLIIYFFTFLIRLLYEFRRTEFLKSNKLEAVLVFIIIINTVSNYYFDNQIIKYLADTLGFKNYQDAYLTFITFYFLVLIVYEFIRASTVLSKLKTKPARTFIYSFLLLIAFGTGVLMLPAMSIQEGSMPFMDALFTSVSASCVTGLIVVDTATYFTMKGQFVIMILFQLGGLGIISFTSFFATFLKSGVGIKQQLMLQDFLVSESLFSAKGLLRKIIAITLVIEIISFIMIFFSWGEDVVFDSMGQKIFFSAFHSVSAFCNAGFSLFTNGLFEDGVANGYILHIIIALTLILGGLGFSSIQDLFSRKNLKDRFQNPWKDWALSTKIAVYTSMVLLASGTLVFYLLEQDNTLGDKNFIESLIASFFQSATSRTAGFNTVDIGALRTPTLIVIAFLMFIGASSGSVGGGIKTSTFYLLIVSVFATLRGRLKIEIDRKFIPKELLFKALSIFFFAASLNLIGIFILTITDSNFTLMQLIFEEVSAFGTVGLSTGITADLSFAGRVVIILSMFIGRVGTLTFALALSSRKSSKSYKYPKAHLMVG, encoded by the coding sequence ATGAATTTTTCAAAGCTTAAAAATGATGTTACAGAATGGTTAAATAATGCCATCTACAATAGTAGAAGTGCAGTACTTAATACATTAGTATCCCTAAAAGCATTTATCTGGCTTACTGCAGCGATATTGTTATTCTTCGTTTTTGGGTTTGAAACAGAGTCTAATGAACTAGAACAGGTGTTTTTGGGACTTGATGTTGTCCTGATAATTTATTTTTTCACCTTTTTAATTCGGCTACTATATGAATTCCGAAGGACTGAATTTTTGAAGTCCAATAAACTAGAAGCCGTATTGGTCTTTATTATTATTATTAATACAGTCAGTAATTATTATTTCGATAATCAAATCATTAAGTATTTGGCCGACACACTCGGCTTCAAAAATTATCAAGATGCCTATCTAACCTTCATTACCTTCTATTTTTTAGTATTAATTGTTTATGAATTTATTAGGGCAAGTACAGTTCTGTCCAAATTAAAAACAAAACCTGCTAGAACCTTCATCTATAGTTTTTTGCTTTTAATTGCTTTTGGAACAGGGGTTTTGATGTTACCTGCCATGAGTATTCAAGAAGGTTCAATGCCTTTTATGGATGCTTTATTTACATCCGTGAGTGCAAGTTGTGTTACTGGACTTATTGTAGTAGATACTGCTACTTATTTCACCATGAAGGGGCAGTTTGTCATTATGATATTGTTTCAGTTAGGTGGATTGGGGATTATTTCATTTACCTCTTTCTTTGCAACTTTCCTGAAGAGTGGAGTTGGGATTAAACAACAATTAATGTTGCAGGATTTTTTAGTAAGCGAATCCTTATTTTCGGCAAAAGGATTACTAAGAAAGATTATAGCTATCACACTTGTGATAGAAATTATTTCATTCATTATGATATTTTTTAGTTGGGGAGAAGATGTAGTATTCGACTCTATGGGCCAAAAAATATTCTTTTCAGCTTTTCATTCTGTGAGTGCTTTTTGTAATGCTGGATTTAGTTTATTCACCAATGGACTCTTTGAAGATGGAGTAGCAAATGGATATATATTACACATCATTATTGCTTTAACCCTTATTTTGGGTGGTTTGGGTTTTTCTTCTATTCAGGATTTATTCTCAAGGAAAAATTTAAAAGATAGATTTCAAAACCCTTGGAAAGATTGGGCTTTGAGTACAAAAATTGCAGTTTATACTTCCATGGTTTTATTGGCTTCAGGAACCTTGGTTTTTTATCTTTTGGAACAAGACAATACTCTGGGAGATAAAAATTTCATTGAATCTTTAATAGCCAGTTTCTTTCAATCAGCTACTTCACGAACTGCAGGTTTTAATACTGTTGATATTGGTGCTCTACGAACCCCAACCTTAATCGTGATCGCTTTTTTGATGTTTATTGGAGCGTCTTCAGGCTCTGTGGGTGGAGGTATTAAAACTTCAACCTTCTATTTATTAATCGTTTCAGTTTTTGCAACATTAAGAGGAAGGCTAAAAATTGAGATTGATAGGAAATTCATTCCTAAGGAATTATTATTTAAAGCCTTATCTATTTTCTTCTTTGCTGCCTCCCTCAATCTGATAGGTATTTTTATACTTACAATTACTGATAGCAATTTCACATTGATGCAATTAATATTCGAGGAAGTTTCAGCTTTCGGTACCGTAGGATTAAGTACTGGGATTACTGCTGATCTGTCTTTCGCAGGACGTGTGGTGATAATTCTTTCTATGTTTATAGGAAGAGTAGGGACATTAACCTTTGCTTTGGCCTTAAGTAGCCGAAAATCCTCTAAAAGCTACAAATACCCTAAGGCACATTTGATGGTGGGTTAA
- the dapF gene encoding diaminopimelate epimerase, protein MASIEFYKYQGTGNDFVVVDNRSQKLDRTDKSIAQKLCDRKFGVGSDGLILIENHDEYDFEMVFFNPDGSQSMCGNGSRCAVKFAQFLGIIKDKTTFLSTDGVHEAIIENDIVRLSMQDVAQSKINSFPEHFTINTGSPHYVIFASNIKDKDVKEEGANIRYSDEFAAEGINVNFVEKQSKNKISVRTYERGVENETLSCGTGVTACAISHVLHGGVSPVEIETLGGQLSVEFELEDGSAKNVWLIGPAKNVFKGEITL, encoded by the coding sequence ATGGCAAGTATTGAATTTTATAAATATCAAGGAACAGGAAATGATTTTGTGGTGGTGGATAATCGTTCTCAAAAACTTGATAGAACGGACAAATCTATAGCTCAAAAACTTTGTGATCGAAAATTTGGAGTTGGATCTGATGGCTTAATACTAATCGAAAATCATGATGAATATGATTTTGAGATGGTGTTTTTTAATCCAGATGGCTCGCAAAGTATGTGTGGGAACGGAAGCCGTTGTGCAGTGAAATTTGCTCAATTTTTAGGGATAATTAAGGATAAAACTACCTTTCTTTCTACAGATGGTGTACATGAGGCTATTATTGAGAACGATATTGTTCGCTTGAGCATGCAGGATGTAGCCCAATCCAAAATCAATAGCTTTCCTGAGCACTTTACGATTAATACGGGTTCTCCTCATTATGTTATTTTTGCCAGTAACATTAAAGATAAAGATGTAAAAGAAGAAGGGGCTAATATTCGTTATAGTGATGAATTTGCGGCTGAAGGTATTAATGTTAATTTCGTTGAAAAGCAATCTAAGAATAAAATTTCAGTTAGAACTTACGAACGAGGTGTGGAAAATGAAACATTGTCATGTGGAACTGGGGTTACGGCATGTGCCATTTCTCATGTTTTGCACGGAGGAGTTTCTCCTGTTGAAATTGAAACATTAGGAGGGCAATTAAGTGTTGAATTTGAGCTAGAAGATGGTTCAGCAAAAAACGTATGGTTAATTGGACCTGCAAAGAATGTTTTTAAAGGTGAAATCACTCTTTAA